The following proteins come from a genomic window of Ictidomys tridecemlineatus isolate mIctTri1 chromosome 9, mIctTri1.hap1, whole genome shotgun sequence:
- the Sh3tc1 gene encoding SH3 domain and tetratricopeptide repeat-containing protein 1 isoform X5, producing MVTFKTFEEIWKFSTYHALGFTHHCLENLLVDRAFWLLWPGEEEETAIQVHVEEDALRRTHQSLLAQEGPFFVLCPDHHVRLMTGSQSVGKGPQVLRKASGHSLGDVALEADSSSPIPTMSGAAAAAAAPEPLIPFHQWALRAPWGPVDDSVGGPVTSDSSLMGLGQASLPTGPRSDHVVSFPGLGQASAVADFQGSGPEEVSFHAGDLIEILGAQVPSLPWCVGRHVASGQVGFVRTSHISMQGPVSELESVVFLDEGERVFFSSEGHLSEDTAQRLLSRMAGTEVCSVHSLDRLAEAEGVQPEEREMPLPGLNPEPQETLRTVKDVLEQCKTIPGCPEEEPEARGLQEASGSVSSPDTAEPPFCLLPEDGGVDPEALGSLLQALNAPGYQACFRGLYDACLPWPGTVFRSFADEEELAGLLARAREMAKKAGLGMALARLCFLLGRLCARKLKLSQARVYFEEALRARGGCFEDLFLVVAVYANLATIYLKQKSREKCAQVVPKAAALLLGTPSHICSTEAEAELLRFALRRAISGGSPQAEARACFLLARHHTHLKQPEEALPYLERLLLLHRGLGAPSAAWPLSCYLLLADTYSRKCLPHLALSCIRVASLRTPGSLASSLRSVDLVLWNAPQLHGQRTAAHSLPAQAAHYLRQALASSAAGTGRALRGLLYASLAQLHSHHEQHGQAIAFMTRAVEADATAGARPVVDRLVVLAWLHLLHGQSLVALDILQSILDADVASEDQEGVIVNMAAIALKRTGRTRQAAEGYYRALRLARGLGQLRNQAVVLANFGALCLQASAVGLAQHYLLEAIRLFSQLPVGECGQDFTQVLLWTGHLCTRRALAQQGKCYYQWAFLVAVETGHLESQLQAVQQLCHFYSSVMPNEAQSVIYHEFQLTLARRRADKALEGQLLEAISHLYLSLGTERAYKSALDYTKRSLGIFIDLQKKEKEAYAWLQAGKIYYILRQNELVDLYIQVAQNAALYTGDPNLGLELFEAAGDIFFNGSWEREKAVSFYRDRALPLAVTVGNREAELRLCNKLVALLAALEAPQEGLEFAHEALALSITLGDRLNERVAYHRLAALHHRLGHGELAEHFYLKALSLCSSPLEFEEETLYYVKVYLALGDIIFHDLKDPFDAAGYYQLALAAAVDLGHKKAQLKIYSRLATIYHHFLMDREMSLFFYQKARTFASELNARRTNLVPQRFCSRAPWLAPGHLP from the exons ATGGTGACGTTTAAGACTTTTGAAGAAATCTGGAAGTTTTCCACCTACCATGCTCTTG GCTTCACACATCACTGCTTGGAAAACCTGCTTGTGGACCGGGCCTTCTGGCTGCTCTGGCCAGGCGAGGAGGAGGAGACGGCCATCCAGGTGCACGTGGAGGAGGACGCCTTGAGGCGGACCCACCAGAGCCTGCTGGCCCAGGAAG GGCCTTTCTTTGTCCTGTGTCCTGACCACCATGTGAGACTGATGACGGGCAGCCAGAGTGTGGGGAAGGGCCCCCAGGTCCTCAGGAAGGCTTCGGGGCACTCCCTGGGGGACGTGGCCCTGGAAGCGGACTCTTCAAGCCCCATTCCCACCATGTCTGGGGCGGCAGCAGCAGCGGCTGCCCCGGAGCCCTTGATTCCATTCCATCA GTGGGCCCTTAGGGCCCCCTGGGGCCCCGTGGACGACTCCGTGGGTGGACCTGTGACGTCTGACAGCTCACTGATGG GGCTTGGCCAGGCCTCTCTGCCCACCGGCCCCAGATCTGACCATGTGGTCTCCTTCCCAGGGCTTGGCCAGGCCTCAGCGGTGGCGGACTTCCAGGGCTCAGGGCCTGAAGAGGTGTCCTTCCATGCCGGCGACCTCATTGAGATCCTGGGTGCCCAGGTGCCCAGCCTGCCCTGGTGCGTGGGCCGGCACGTGGCCTCAGGCCAGGTGGGCTTCGTGCGGACCAGCCACATCAGCATGCAGGGCCCGGTGTCTGA GTTGGAGAGCGTGGTCTTCCTGGACGAGGGAGAGAGGGTGTTCTTCAGCAGCGAGGGGCACCTTTCGGAGGACACCGCCCAGCGCTTGCTGAGCAGGATGGCGGGCACCGAGGTCTGCTCCGTGCACAGTCTGG aCCGCCTGGCAGAAGCAGAGGGTGTGCAGCCTGAGGAGCGAG AGATGCCTCTACCCGGCCTCAACCCCGAGCCCCAGGAGACCCTGCGGACAGTGAAGGATGTTCTAGAACAATGCAAGACCATCCCAGGCTGCCCTGAGGAGGAGCCCGAGGCCAGGGGTCTCCAGGAGGCTTCTGGCAGTGTGAGCTCCCCCGACACCGCCGAGCCCCCCTTCTGCCTGCTTCCCGAGGACGGTGGGGTGGACCCGGAGGCCCTGGGCTCGCTGCTGCAGGCCCTGAACGCCCCTGGGTACCAGGCCTGCTTCCGTGGCCTGTACGACGCCTGCCTGCCGTGGCCGGGCACCGTGTTCCGCAGCTTTGCTGATGAGGAGGAGCTGGCCGGGCTCCTGGCACGGGCCCGGGAGATGGCCAAGAAGGCTGGCCTGGGCATGGCACTGGCCAGACTCTGCTTCCTCCTGGGACGGCTGTGTGCCCGGAAGCTCAAGCTCTCCCAGGCCCGCGTGTACTTTGAGGAAGCCCTGAGGGCCCGCGGGGGCTGCTTTGAGGACCTCTTCCTGGTGGTGGCCGTGTATGCAAACCTGGCGACCATCTACCTGAAGCAGAAATCCAGGGAGAAGTGTGCCCAGGTGGTGCCCAAAGCTGCGGCCCTGCTCCTGGGCACGCCCAGCCACATCTGCAGCACCGAGGCAGAGGCGGAGCTCCTGCGGTTCGCGCTGCGGAGGGCCATCAGCGGCGGGAGCCCGCAGGCCGAGGCCCGGGCCTGCTTCCTGCTGGCCAGGCACCACACCCACCTCAAGCAGCCGGAGGAGGCCCTGCCCTACCTGgagaggctgctgctgctgcacagGGGCCTGGGGGCCCCATCCGCCGCCTGGCCTCTGAGCTGCTACCTGCTCCTGGCCGACACCTACAGCAGGAAGTGCCTGCCCCACCTGGCTCTGAGCTGCATCAGGGTGGCCTCGCTGCGGACCCCAGGCTCGCTGGCCAGCTCCCTGAGGAGCGTGGACCTGGTCCTCTGGAACGCCCCCCAGCTGCATGGCCAGAGGACGGCGGCTCACAGCCTCCCTGCCCAGGCCGCCCACTACCTCAGGCAGGCGCTGGCCTCCTCGGCCGCGGGCACAGGGCGCGCCCTTCGCGGCCTGCTGTATGCCAGCCTGGCCCAGCTGCACAGCCACCATGAGCAGCACGGGCAGGCCATCGCCTTCATGACGCGGGCGGTGGAGGCCGACGCCACGGCCGGTGCGCGCCCCGTGGTGGACCGCCTGGTGGTGCTGGCCTGGTTGCACCTGCTCCACGGGCAGAGCCTGGTGGCCCTGGACATCCTGCAGTCCATCCTGGATGCCGATGTGGCCAGCGAGGACCAGGAGGGTGTGATTGTCAACATGGCGGCCATCGCCCTGAAGAGGACGGGCAGGACCCGGCAGGCGGCCGAGGGCTACTACCGCGCCCTGCGCCTGGCTCGGGGCCTGGGCCAGCTGCGGAACCAGGCAGTGGTCCTGGCCAACTTCGGGGCGCTGTGTCTGCAGGCCAGTGCCGTCGGGCTGGCCCAGCACTACCTCCTGGAGGCCATCAGACTCTTCTCCCAGCTGCCCGTCGGGGAGTGTGGTCAGGACTTCACCCAGGTGCTCCTGTGGACGGGCCACCTGTGCACCCGCCGGGCCCTCGCCCAGCAGGGCAAGTGTTACTACCAGTGGGCCTTTCTGGTCGCTGTGGAGACGGGCCACCTGGAGA GCCAACTGCAAGCCGTCCAGCAGCTGTGCCACTTCTATAGCAGTGTCATGCCCAATGAGGCACAGAGCGTCATCTACCATGAGTTCCAGCTCACACTGGCCCGCAGGAGAGCCGACAAGGCGTTGGAGGGACAGCTCCTAGAGGCCATCAGTCATCTGTACCTGTCACTGGGCACCGAGCG GGCCTACAAATCCGCTCTGGACTACACCAAGCGGAGCCTGGGGATATTCATCGACCtgcagaagaaggagaaggaggcctATGCCTGGCTGCAGGCGGGGAAGATCTACTACATCCTGCGTCAGAACGAGCTGGTGGATCTGTACATCCAG GTGGCGCAGAACGCGGCCCTGTACACGGGGGACCCCAACCTGGGGCTGGAGCTGTTCGAGGCGGCCGGAGACATCTTCTTCAATGGCAGCTGGGAGCGGGAGAAGGCTGTGTCCTTCTATCGG GACCGGGCGCTGCCCCTGGCGGTCACCGTGGGGAACCGGGAGGCGGAGCTGCGGCTGTGCAACAAGCTGGTGGCCCTGCTGGCCGCGCTGGAGGCCCCGCAGGAGGGCCTGGAGTTCGCCCACGAGGCCCTGGCTCTCAGCATCACCCTGG GTGACCGGCTGAACGAGCGAGTGGCCTACCACCGGCTGGCCGCCCTGCACCACCGGCTGGGCCACGGCGAGCTGGCCGAGCACTTCTACCTCAAGGCCCTGTCGCTCTGCAGCTCGCCGCTGGAGTTCGAGGAGGAGACGCTGTACTACGTGAAGGTGTACCTGGCGCTCGGCGACATCATCTTCCACGACCTGAAG GACCCCTTCGACGCCGCGGGCTACTACCAGCTCGCGTTGGCCGCGGCCGTGGACCTGGGCCACAAGAAGGCCCAGCTGAAGATCTACTCGCGCCTGGCCACCATCTATCACCACTTCCTCATGGACCGCGAGATGTCCCTCTTCTTCTACCAGAAGGCCAGGACCTTCGCCTCCGAGCTCAACGCCCGCAGGACCAACCTGGTGCCCCAGCGCTTCTGCAGCAGGGCCCCCTGGCTGGCCCCCGGCCACCTTCCCTGA